From Alloacidobacterium dinghuense:
GTCGAACCCCGAAAAGTTTTACCTCACCACCCCGATCTACTACGTCAACGCTCGCCCGCACATTGGCCATGCATACACCACCATCGTGGCCGATGCGATCGCACGTCGCAAGCGCGCCCTCGGCATCGACACCTGGTTCCTCACCGGAACCGACGAGCACGGCCAGAAGATCGAGCGTTCTGCAAAGCAGGCCGGAATCGACCCGCAGCACTTCACCGACAAAGTCGCAGCAGAATTTCGCGGCCTGTGGGACCGCTTGGGTCTCACCTACGACGACTTCATCCGCACCACCGAGCCGCGCCACAAGCAGGCCGTGCAGAAATTCTTCACTCTGCTTAAGGAACGCGGATACATTTACAAGGGCTCGTATACCGGCCAGTATTGCGTCTTCGATGAGGCTTTCGTCGATGTTCCTCCGGGTGCTCCGTGTCCGGACTGCGGCCGTCCCACAGAAACCCTCAGTGAAGAGAACTACTTCTTCAAGCTCTCGGCCTTTGAGCGCAAGCTACTTGAGTTCTACGATGCAAACCCCGACTTCATCCGCCCCGAGACGCGCCGCAACGAGGTGATCTCGTTCGTGCGCAGCGGCCTCAAGGATCTGTCCGTAAGCCGCACCAGCATCAAGTGGGGCATCCCCGTTCCCGGCGACGAGCAGCACGTCATCTACGTCTGGCTCGACGCGCTCGCCAACTACATCACTGCTCTCGGCTACGGGAGCAGCGACGCATCGAAGTTCGATCGCTACTGGGCCGCCGATCTGCAAATCGTGGGCAAGGAGATCAGTCGCTTCCACTGCGTCTATTGGCCCGCGTTCCTGATGGCCGCCGGACTGCCGCTGCCAAAGAGCATCGTCGCCCACGGCTGGCTGCTCTTTGAAGAAAGCAAAATGTCAAAGTCGCGCGGCAACATCGTGCGCGCCGAAACGATTCTCGATGTCCTCGGAGCCGATGCGCTGCGCTACTTCCTGTTGCGCGAAATTAGATTTGGGCAGGATGGCAGTTTTTCATTCGATGCGTTAGTTCAGCGCTATAACGCTGACATGGCTAATGGCTACGGAAATCTCGTTAGCCGCACGCTGACTATGATTCAGAAATATTTTGACGAAGCAATTCCGGAAGCGGACATAAGAACTACTCCGAATTTATCAGGGGATCCCTTGCGGCCCCCGCATAGTGAAACAGGCGGCCTAGTTCTACTACAGGATATAGCCCAAGGTGCGATTGAGCCTGTAGCAGAGGACTACGACAATCTTCGATTTGCCGCTGCTCTTGAGAGAATATGGTTCGTCGTTGCAATGGTAGACGGCGAATTGACCAGCAAAGCGCCTTGGAAAGATCTTGTTGGCTTTTCAAAAGAAGAGCAGGAAAAATACCGCGCAGAAATTCTCTATACCGCAGCCGAAGCCATCCGCATCATCACCGCGCTCGTCTATCCCATCATTCCCGACGCAGCCGCCAGAGTATGGGCTCAATTGGGCCTCGGCGACATCAAGAAAGCCGATCTGAAAAATCTCAAATGGGGAGACCTCAAGCCCGGCACAAAACTCGGCGAACTCGGCCCCGTCTTTCCCCGCGCAGAAAAGGACGCGATCACACGTATGCAGGAAATCGAACAGCAGAACAACACCCCGAAACCGGATGAGGCTCCAGCCGCCGTGCCCGCTCCAGCCGAAGTCGCAGGCGCGGCAGCAGCCGCAGGCCAGAGCAGAGCACACGCCGCCCCGGAGCACCACACCTCGAAGCTTGAATCCATCGTGGACGGATTGGCCGTCGCTATGTCGGAATCCACCAGCGAAAGCAGCACAGTGGCGGCATTCGCGGGTGCGATCCGGGCCGATATCACCGGCGGACCGCGGGAAACTCCAGCTGCGGCGCAAGCCACGGCAGCTTCGGAGGCGCCCGCAGTTCCGGATAAGATCACGATCGACGACTTCGCCAAAGTCGAGCTGCGTGTCGCGCAGATCAAAGTCGCCGAGCGCGTTCCGAAAGCTGACAAGCTGCTGCGTCTCGAAGTCGACCTCGGCTATGAAACGCGCCAGATCCTTGCAGGAATTGCGGGAGCCTATGAGCCGGAATCGCTGATCGGCCGCAAGGTCATCATCGTCGCCAACCTTGCGCCGCGCAAGCTGCGCGGACTCGAGTCAAACGGCATGATCGTCGCCGCTTCTTTAGGCGAAAAGGACAAGCCGGTGCTCGCCGGCTTCCTCGAAGACGTGGAAATCGGCGCGCGGCTGAAATAAGCGAGGTCTAATTGCTCATCGATTCCCACGCGCATCTCGACAGTCCGCGCTACGACGAGGACCGCGACGCCCTGCTCGAGCGCGCGTGGCAGGCTGACGTGCGCAGCGTGCTCTCCATCGGCATCGGCGACGGTCCGGATACAATGTACCGCGCCCTTGAGCTGAGCCGCGAATATGCCGGCCGGCCGGAAACGCCGCGCATCCTCGCCACCGCAGGAGTCCATCCCCACGAAGCACAGCTCTGCGACGAAGCTGCGCTCACCAAACTCAACAACTTATTACAGGAACCGGAAGTCATCGCCTGCGGCGAAATCGGGCTCGACTACTTCTATGACCACTCGCCGCGCGACACGCAGAAGACAGTCTTTCGCCAGCAAATGGAAATCGCTGCCGCCTACAAAAAGCCCATCATCATCCACTGCCGTCCCTCGGACAACAGCACCAACGCCTGGGACGACACGCTGGACACGATCGAAACCGAATGGGCGCCGAAAGGACTGGGCGGCATCCTGCACTGCTTCACCGGCGAATGGGACCATGCCCGCCGCGCGATGGATTGCGGCTTTCTCATCTCCTTCGCGGGCAACATTACTTTCCCGAAGGCGCAGCCGATCCGCGACGTGGCCGTGCAGGTCCCACTCGATCGCATGCTGGTCGAAACCGACGCGCCATTTCTTGCTCCGGTGCCCAATCGCGGTAAGCGCAACGAACCCGCCTGGGTCGCTGGAGTCGCCGAAAAACTGGCCGAAATCCGCAATCTGTCTGCTGACGAAGTAGCTTCCCATACCACGGAAAACTTTCACCGATTTTTCAGTATCACAGCGAGCATGGCACACTGAGATCAGTGGTTTGCGCGGATAATCTGCCGTAGAGAGCGAGATCGGGTATGGCTCAGGACAATTCATTCGACATCGTAAGCAAAGTTGACATACAGGAAGTGCGTAACGCAATCGAGCAGGCTATCAAAGAGGTGCGCGCGCGTTTCGATCTGAAGGACTCGCACTCGGAAATCAAGCTCGAAGGCGACGACGCTATCCAACTTGCCTCCGCCGACGAGTACAAGCTGGAGGCGGTCAAGGAGATCCTTGCGCAAAAGCTGGTCAAGCGCGGCATATCGCTCAAGGCGCTTACCTATGGCAAGCTCGAACCCGCCACCGGATCGAGCGTTCGCCAGAAGATCACGTTGCAGCAGGGCATCCCCGGCGAAAAGGCGAAGGAGATCGTCCGCATCATTAAAGATTCCAAAAAGAAGGCGCAAGCATCCATTCAAGGTGATACCGTTCGTGTCAGCAGCAAAGATCGCGATACTCTACAGGAAGTGATCGCGATGCTGAAGGCGAAGGACCTCGGCATCGACATGCAGTTTACGAACTACCGGTCGAACTAAAGGAAGAGCAGGACCCAGTTTTTTGAGCACGAGCGAAGAGCCAGTGAGTACAACGACCATAGCGACGGCGAAAGAAGTCTTCGATCTTCTCCACGATGACCTGCGCGCCATCGAACGCGAGTTCGGCGATGACGCCGTCTCCTCCGTCAAGGCCATCACGGAAATTTCCGACTACCTGCGCGAAGGCGGCGGCAAACGCATCCGGCCCTCACTCCTGCTCCTCTCAGCAAAATCCCAGGGTTATTCCGGAGGCGGTATGGTCCGCCTCGGCGCGGTCGTCGAAATGGTGCACACGGCCACCCTCGTCCACGACGACATCATCGATGCAGCAGATACGCGCCGTGGCCGCCCCTCAGCCAACACCACGTGGGGTAATTCGAAATGCGTGCTGGCCGGTGACTGGCTCTATATGCAGGCCTTCCGTGTCGCTCTGGAAGAACGCAATTTCCGCGTGCTCGATCTACTCATCGGCCTGACGCAACAGATGGTCGAGGGCGAACTTCTACAAATGGAGACTCTGGGCCGTCCGGTCACCGAGCGGGAATATAACGACCTGATCTACCGCAAGACCGCCTGTCTCTTCGAAGTCTCAATGAGGCTGGGCTCAGTGCTCGCCAAGGTGAACGGTAAGACAGAAGCATCCATGGGCGAGTACGGCCATGCGCTCGGCCTAGCTTTCCAGATCGTCGATGACATACTGGATCTCACTGCAAGCGAAGAGGTCCTAGGCAAGCCCGTCGCCAGCGATCTGCGTGAGGGGAAGGCAACTCTTGCCGTCATCCACTCACTTGAGAACGGCACTCCTACCGATCGTGAAGCGATCCTTACCGTGCTTACGGACCAGAACTTCGAACGTGTAACACACAAAGAGATTCTTGCGATCCTCTCTCGTAACCAGTCCGTCGATTACGCAATGAACATCGCCTTCCGGCACGCGGAAAGAGCGCGCGCCGCGCTTGCTTCCCTGCCGGATTCAGACTTCAAGCGTGCGCTCCTCTGGGTACCGGATTTTGTCGTCGCCCGCGATAAGTAGCAATCAGTCACTTCCGCGCTACTGTGCTATTCTTTCGAGTTCATGTCTCAAGAACGCACAACTCCCATTCGGGTGCTCGTAGCAAAACCCGGCCTCGACGGCCATGATCGAGGTGCGAAGATCATCGCCCGCGCCTTACGTGACGCCGGAATGGAAGTCATCTATACGGGCCTGCGCCAAACCCCAGAAATGATCGTCAACGCGGCCATCCAAGAAGACGTCGATTGTGTCGGCCTCAGCATTTTATCTGGTGCTCACAACGCCATCGTGCCTCGCGTGACAGCATTGTTGAAAGAACGCGGCGCAGACGACGTTCTCGTCGTGCTCGGTGGAACCATCCCCGAGCAGGACGCCGAATTCCTAAGATCAAAGGGTGTAGCTGCCATCTTCGGACCAGGGACACCCCTCGAAACCACCATCAGCTTTATCCGCGAAAAGGTGAAGTCGTAACACCTGCGATGAGGGCAATCAGGACCACGTAGCCCACCAAACACCGTGACAGCCTGCGGACGTACCATCCCATGGGACTGAGATTAGAACGAAATGAATGCTATCGCAGTTGCTGGAGCTACTGCCGTTGGAAGGGATCTTTCTTCTGCTCGCGTGGAGGCGTTGGACGGCCCTCTTCGGCTCCGACGCTCTGCCGCGCTTCATTGTCATTCAGAGGCTGTAGGCCATCCGGCCCCGCTGCGGTGGGTGATCCCGGTACTGGCGGCTGTCCTGAAGCGGGGGCAGAAGCGGTGAGGTCAGGCTTGCCAGTCGTCGTTTCATCTGAGAGATATTGCCACGACGCATGCGCCTTGTTGGAACGTCCTGTTTCACAGCCGGTCACCAGTAACAGAGCAGCTGAGGTGAGAAGAATCGTGCGAGCGAACGTCATGCAATCCCTCCGCTGTCGATTCTAATGCAGAGATCGGATACACATAGTTCGTTTACCGCTGAGCGTGAAAAAAAATTCACGCTTATCACCGCAGCTGTGTACGCAAGGCCGTCGCATACTTGTCCGGTAACGTGCGCTTTTGCATCCGACCATCGACAACGACATGCGTTGTCTGGGCTTCAGCCAGAAGCTGAAATCCTTCGCTGCGCAAAAGACGATAGGCGAACTTGACCACTCCTGATCGCAACGCAACGATGCGGGTTTCAAGTATCAGCAACTCGTCATAGCGAGCCGGCGCCTTGTAACGGCAGGTGGCCTCGACGACGGGAAGATGGCAATCGTCCATCACTTCCATTTGTTTGTACTCAAACCCGAGTTCACGCAGACATTCGACGCGTCCCATTTCAAACCAGACAAAATAGTTGGCGTGGTAGACGACGCCCATCTGGTCGGTTTCTGCGTATCGTACACGCACTGTGATCGTTGAGGTTTGCTGCATGCAGATTTGAGTGTAAACAAGAAAAAAGCCCGCGCGGAGCAGGTTTCCACTCACTTTGCCGTCAAATTTACGGCTTCAGTTTTGAAAAGATGTTGAACTTCGACACGTCATTGAACATGACGAAGACAGCGAAGAGCACCAGCATCACAAACGCAACCTGGTAGATGCGCTCTTTAAATTGCTGGTTGAGATCGCGGCGGATGGTTCCCTCGATCAGCAGCAGCAAAATCATGCCGCCATCGAGAATCGGTATCGGCAGCAGGTTAAAGATGCCCAGGTTCAGGCTAATAAGGGCCATCAGCGTGATGATCGGCTGCCATCCGGGCATGGTGATCGCCTCGCCCGTATCACGCGCAATCCCGATCGGCCCGCTCAGTTGCTGCACATTCGAGCGCCGCGTCACGAGACGATGCAGCACGTCAAGAATATATCCAGAGTTATGCAGATTGAAGCTGATTGAACGGCTGACAGCCGCGGAAAGAGGGAGCTGTTCGACGCGGAAAGGTGGCAGGTTGGCCTTGAAACCCAGACGATAACCCATCTGTCCGGCGCCGTTGTCAGCCCAGGTTGGCTGTACATGCAGCGACTGAGGCTTTCCATCGCGATCGACATTGAGCGTTACCGGCTGGCCATTCTGCTGCTGCAGAAACGCCATC
This genomic window contains:
- a CDS encoding TatD family hydrolase; this translates as MLIDSHAHLDSPRYDEDRDALLERAWQADVRSVLSIGIGDGPDTMYRALELSREYAGRPETPRILATAGVHPHEAQLCDEAALTKLNNLLQEPEVIACGEIGLDYFYDHSPRDTQKTVFRQQMEIAAAYKKPIIIHCRPSDNSTNAWDDTLDTIETEWAPKGLGGILHCFTGEWDHARRAMDCGFLISFAGNITFPKAQPIRDVAVQVPLDRMLVETDAPFLAPVPNRGKRNEPAWVAGVAEKLAEIRNLSADEVASHTTENFHRFFSITASMAH
- a CDS encoding YajQ family cyclic di-GMP-binding protein gives rise to the protein MAQDNSFDIVSKVDIQEVRNAIEQAIKEVRARFDLKDSHSEIKLEGDDAIQLASADEYKLEAVKEILAQKLVKRGISLKALTYGKLEPATGSSVRQKITLQQGIPGEKAKEIVRIIKDSKKKAQASIQGDTVRVSSKDRDTLQEVIAMLKAKDLGIDMQFTNYRSN
- a CDS encoding polyprenyl synthetase family protein: MSTTTIATAKEVFDLLHDDLRAIEREFGDDAVSSVKAITEISDYLREGGGKRIRPSLLLLSAKSQGYSGGGMVRLGAVVEMVHTATLVHDDIIDAADTRRGRPSANTTWGNSKCVLAGDWLYMQAFRVALEERNFRVLDLLIGLTQQMVEGELLQMETLGRPVTEREYNDLIYRKTACLFEVSMRLGSVLAKVNGKTEASMGEYGHALGLAFQIVDDILDLTASEEVLGKPVASDLREGKATLAVIHSLENGTPTDREAILTVLTDQNFERVTHKEILAILSRNQSVDYAMNIAFRHAERARAALASLPDSDFKRALLWVPDFVVARDK
- a CDS encoding cobalamin B12-binding domain-containing protein, producing MSQERTTPIRVLVAKPGLDGHDRGAKIIARALRDAGMEVIYTGLRQTPEMIVNAAIQEDVDCVGLSILSGAHNAIVPRVTALLKERGADDVLVVLGGTIPEQDAEFLRSKGVAAIFGPGTPLETTISFIREKVKS
- a CDS encoding acyl-CoA thioesterase — its product is MQQTSTITVRVRYAETDQMGVVYHANYFVWFEMGRVECLRELGFEYKQMEVMDDCHLPVVEATCRYKAPARYDELLILETRIVALRSGVVKFAYRLLRSEGFQLLAEAQTTHVVVDGRMQKRTLPDKYATALRTQLR